In the Armatimonadota bacterium genome, one interval contains:
- the nadB gene encoding L-aspartate oxidase, whose translation MNYRTDFLVIGSGLAGLTFALTAAEHGDVALLTKRASTDASSSWAQGGIAGAFADDDSFQLHAQDTMTAGAGLCHADAVDVLVTEGPARIMDLISLGARFDTQLSGHGDTELALGREGGHSRNRIVHTADYTGRECERTLLEAVRRHERIEICEHLFATDLIVCSAGSQTNCTGAWALDTRTGATIAYTARATLLATGGSGCVYRHSTNPEVATGDGVAMAWRAGVPAANLEFVQFHPTTLYAPGHRAFLITEALRGEGAILRNGNGEAFMQVRHPLADLAPRDIVARAIVDEMAATDAPNLFLDATSISPAVLASHFPTVSEACRRSGIDIATQPIPIVPAQHYQCGGVVTDLNGATSVGGLYAAGEVACTGVHGANRLASNSLLEAMVFGYRAGQHASEYTVSRCNGVPSREPQAQESREPWRIDELRSQTQDVMQRHAGIVRTSAGLALAAEELANVAEQLEALDGGMAWHEARNIATTARLVVACAAMRRESRGLHYCTDMPESIESERHDSVLTR comes from the coding sequence ATGAACTACAGAACTGACTTTCTGGTCATCGGCAGCGGATTGGCCGGTCTGACTTTTGCGCTCACGGCTGCTGAACACGGCGATGTTGCGCTGTTGACAAAACGCGCCTCCACCGACGCCAGCAGCAGCTGGGCACAAGGAGGTATCGCGGGCGCCTTCGCCGATGACGACTCCTTCCAGCTGCACGCACAGGATACTATGACCGCCGGAGCTGGCCTCTGTCACGCCGATGCTGTTGATGTGCTCGTAACTGAGGGACCAGCGCGCATCATGGATCTGATCAGCCTTGGCGCCCGCTTTGACACGCAGTTGTCGGGTCACGGCGATACAGAGCTTGCTCTCGGCCGCGAGGGCGGTCACTCAAGAAACAGAATTGTCCACACGGCGGACTATACCGGACGCGAGTGCGAGCGGACACTCCTGGAGGCGGTGCGCAGGCATGAACGCATAGAGATCTGTGAACATCTATTCGCTACCGACCTGATCGTGTGCAGCGCGGGCTCGCAGACAAACTGCACCGGCGCCTGGGCGCTGGATACGCGGACGGGGGCCACTATCGCGTACACAGCGCGAGCAACGCTGCTAGCCACCGGAGGCAGCGGCTGCGTCTACCGACACTCCACCAACCCCGAGGTTGCGACGGGCGACGGCGTCGCCATGGCGTGGCGTGCCGGTGTGCCCGCGGCCAACCTTGAGTTCGTGCAGTTTCATCCGACCACACTTTACGCTCCGGGCCATCGCGCATTTCTCATCACGGAAGCGCTTCGCGGCGAGGGCGCCATACTGCGGAACGGCAATGGCGAAGCGTTTATGCAGGTCCGCCATCCACTGGCCGACCTGGCTCCGCGAGATATCGTGGCGCGCGCCATCGTTGATGAGATGGCCGCAACCGACGCGCCGAATCTCTTTCTGGATGCCACTAGCATCTCGCCTGCCGTGCTGGCTTCCCACTTCCCTACCGTGTCGGAGGCGTGCCGACGTTCCGGCATTGATATCGCCACGCAACCGATCCCAATCGTACCGGCGCAGCATTACCAGTGTGGCGGCGTGGTCACAGACCTGAACGGAGCTACCTCGGTCGGCGGCTTGTATGCCGCCGGCGAGGTGGCGTGCACCGGCGTCCATGGCGCCAACAGACTGGCATCCAATTCGCTCCTGGAGGCAATGGTCTTTGGCTACCGCGCGGGTCAGCATGCAAGCGAATATACCGTTTCGCGCTGTAACGGCGTGCCGTCACGGGAACCGCAGGCACAGGAGTCCCGAGAGCCATGGCGGATCGATGAACTCAGGTCGCAAACGCAGGATGTGATGCAGCGGCACGCCGGTATCGTCCGTACTTCCGCCGGGCTTGCGCTCGCCGCAGAAGAGCTGGCGAACGTAGCCGAGCAACTGGAGGCGCTGGACGGCGGCATGGCATGGCACGAGGCGCGGAACATCGCCACAACGGCCCGGCTGGTTGTAGCGTGCGCCGCGATGCGCCGCGAAAGTCGCGGACTGCACTACTGCACCGACATGCCGGAAAGCATTGAATCCGAGCGGCATGACTCGGTCCTCACGAGATGA